A part of Catharus ustulatus isolate bCatUst1 chromosome 8, bCatUst1.pri.v2, whole genome shotgun sequence genomic DNA contains:
- the JAKMIP3 gene encoding janus kinase and microtubule-interacting protein 3 isoform X1, whose protein sequence is MAKRGSSSRARGDKPDALAALQAANEELRAKLTDIQIELQQEKSKVSKLEREKNQEVKQIKEHEQHKSTVVVTELKVKLHEDKMKELQAVRETLLRQHEAELLRVIKIKDNEIQRLQTLLNAVRDGAPDKVKTVLLSEAKEEAKRGFEVEKVKMQQEISELKGAKKQVEEALTMVIQADKMKAAEIRSVYHLHQEEITRIKRECEREIRRLMEEIKFKDRAVFVLERELGVRAGHAQRLQLQKEALDEQLSQLKESDRHLSSPKRELPYASGAGDASDHSGSPEQQLDEKDARRFQLKIAELSGIIRKLEDRNALLSEERNELLKRLREAESQYKPILDKNKRLSRKNEELSHALRRMENKLKFVTQENIAMRQRTGAIRRPSSLNDLDHSQEEREVDFLRLQVIEQQNIIDELSKTLETAGYVKSVMERDKLLRFRKQRQKKMTRIPKPVVETFYGYDEEASLESDGSSISYQTDRTDQTPCTPEDDLEEGMAKEETELRFRQLTMEYQALQRAYALLQEQVGGTLDAEREVKTREQLQAEIHRSQAQIEDLEKALAEQGQDMKWIEEKQALYRRNQELVEKIRQMEAEEARLKHDVQDAKDQNELLEFRILELEERERRSPAITFLHGPFTEGRSPLQVYCEAEGVTDIVVAELMKKLDILGDNAVSNLTNEEQVVIIQARTVLTLAEKWLQQIEVTESALQQKMLDLENEKELFSKQKGYLDDELDFRKQSLDQAHKQILELEAMLYDALQQEAGAKISELLSEEEKEKLKSAVEQWKRQVMSELRERDAQILRERMELIQHAQQRIKELEERIEGQKRQIKELEEKLSFFGHSPSGHMHKPPEAPPAAPAVVPRGTALPESHPQTLPLPPPQTCLVFAAGDGRCSLRG, encoded by the exons ATGGCCAagaggggctccagcagccGTGCCAGGGGGGACAAGCCCGAcgccctggctgccctgcaggcTGCCAACGAGGAGCTCAGGGCCAAGCTCACCGACATCCAGATcgagctgcagcaggagaagagCAAG GTCAGCAAATTGGAAAGGGAGAAGAACCAGGAGGTGAAGCAGATCAAGGAGCACGAGCAGCACAAAAGCACAGTGGTGGTCACAGAGCTCAAAGTCAAACTCCACGAGGACAAAATGAAAGAGCTCCAAGCTGTTCGAGAAACACTTCTGAGGCAGCACGAGGCCGAGCTGCTCAGGGTCATAAAAATCAAGGACAATGAGATCCAGAGGCTGCAGACCCTGCTGAACGCCGTGCGGGACGGGGCCCCCGACAAGGTGAAGACGGTGCTGCTGAGCGAGGCCAAGGAGGAGGCCAAGAGGGGCTTCGAGGTGGAGAAGGTCAAAATGCAGCAGGAGATCTCCGAGCTGAAGGGGGCCAAGAAGCAGGTGGAGGAGGCTCTGACCATGGTGATCCAGGCTGACAAGATGAAGGCAGCCGAGATAAGGAGCGTGTACCACCTGCACCAGGAGGAGATCACCCGCATCAAGAGGGAGTGCGAGCGGGAGATCCGCAGGCTG ATGGAGGAGATTAAGTTTAAGGACAGAGCAGTCTTCGTGCTGGAGAGAGAGTTAGGGGTGCGAGCCGGGCATGCTCAGAGACTGCAGCTCCAAAAGGAGGCTTTAGATGAACAACTGTCCCAGCTCAAAGAGTCTGACCGGCATCTGAGCAGCCCCAAGCGGGAACTTCCTTATGCAAGTGGTGCAGGAGACGCTTCAGATCATTCGGGAAGCCCC GAACAGCAGTTGGATGAAAAGGACGCCCGGCGCTTCCAGCTGAAAATCGCGGAGCTGAGCGGGATCATCCGCAAGCTGGAGGACAGGAACGCGCTGCTGTCGGAGGAGAGGAACGAGCtg CTGAAACGTCTCAGAGAAGCAGAGAGTCAGTACAAGCCCATTCTGGACAAAAACAAACGCCTCAGTAGGAAGAATGAGGAGCTGTCACACGCCTTACGTCggatggaaaataaattgaaatttgtGACGCAGGAAAATATCGCCATG AGGCAAAGAACTGGAGCTATAAGGAGACCGAGCTCCTTAAACGATCTTGACCACAGCCAGGAAGAAAGGGAAGTGGATTTCCTGAGACTGCAAGTCATTGAGCAGCAGAACATCATTGATGAGCTCTCCAAG ACCCTGGAGACTGCTGGCTATGTGAAGAGTGTCATG GAACGGGATAAGCTGCTGAGGTTCAGGAagcaaagacagaagaaaatgacaagAATTCCTAAg CCCGTGGTGGAGACGTTCTATGGCTATGATGAGGAGGCTTCCCTGGAGTCCGACGGCTCCTCCATCTCCTACCAAACGGACCGGACGGACCAGACCCCCTGCACGCCCGAGGACGACCTGGAGGAG GGCATGGCCAAGGAGGAGACGGAGCTGCGGTTCCGGCAGCTGACCATGGAGTACCAGGCGCTGCAGAGAGCCTatgccctgctgcaggagcaggtcGGGGGCACCCTGGACGCTGAGAGGGAGGTCAAg ACCcgtgagcagctccaggcagaaaTTCACCGCTCCCAGGCTCAGATAGAGGATCTGGAGAAGGCtctggctgagcagggacag gaCATGAAGTGGATTGAGGAGAAGCAGGCCCTGTACAGGAGAAACCAGGAGCTGGTAGAAAAG ATCAGGCAGATGGAGGCTGAGGAGGCTCGGCTCAAACACGACGTGCAGGACGCCAAGGACCAGAACGAGCTGCTGGAGTTCAggatcctggagctggag gagagggagaggcGCTCCCCAGCCATCACCTTCCTGCACGGCCCCTTCACGGAGGGCAGGAGCCCGCTGCAGGTGTACTGCGAGGCCGAAGGTGTCACA gacATCGTAGTGGCAGAGCTGATGAAGAAGTTGGACATTTTAGGGGATAACGCCGTAAGT AACCTGACCAACGAGGAGCAGGTGGTGATCATCCAGGCCAGGACCGTGCTGACCCTGGCTGAGAAG TGGCTCCAGCAGATCGAGGTGACCGAGTCAGCGCTGCAGCAGAAGATGCTGGACCTGGAGAACGAGAAG gagctgttcAGCAAGCAGAAGGGATACCTGGACGATGAGCTGGACTTCAGGAAGCAGTCGCTGGACCAGGCTCACAAG CAAATTCTGGAATTAGAAGCCATGCTCTATGATGCCCTGCAGCAAGAAGCTGGAGCCAAAATTTCCGAACTTCTTtcagaagaggagaaggagaagctgaAGAGCGCGGTGGAGCAGTGGAAGCGGCAGGTGATGAGCGAGCTCCGCGAGAGGGACGCACAGATCCTGCGCGAGAGGATGGAGCTCATCCAGCACGCCCAGCAG AGAATTAAAGAGCTAGAAGAAAGAATTGAAGgccaaaaaagacaaataaaagagTTAGAGGAAAAG ctttcATTCTTTGGTCATAGTCCTTCAGGCCACATGCACAAG CCCCCTGAGgcccctccagctgctcctgctgtcgTTCCcagagggacagccctgcctgaATCCCACCCCCAGACCTTGCCCTTGCCACCCCCCCAGACCTGTCTGGTTTTtgctgctggagatgggagGTGCAGTCTGAGGGGCTGA
- the JAKMIP3 gene encoding janus kinase and microtubule-interacting protein 3 isoform X14, with protein sequence MAKRGSSSRARGDKPDALAALQAANEELRAKLTDIQIELQQEKSKVSKLEREKNQEVKQIKEHEQHKSTVVVTELKVKLHEDKMKELQAVRETLLRQHEAELLRVIKIKDNEIQRLQTLLNAVRDGAPDKVKTVLLSEAKEEAKRGFEVEKVKMQQEISELKGAKKQVEEALTMVIQADKMKAAEIRSVYHLHQEEITRIKRECEREIRRLQLDEKDARRFQLKIAELSGIIRKLEDRNALLSEERNELLKRLREAESQYKPILDKNKRLSRKNEELSHALRRMENKLKFVTQENIAMRQRTGAIRRPSSLNDLDHSQEEREVDFLRLQVIEQQNIIDELSKTLETAGYVKSVMERDKLLRFRKQRQKKMTRIPKKPVVETFYGYDEEASLESDGSSISYQTDRTDQTPCTPEDDLEEGMAKEETELRFRQLTMEYQALQRAYALLQEQVGGTLDAEREVKTREQLQAEIHRSQAQIEDLEKALAEQGQDMKWIEEKQALYRRNQELVEKIRQMEAEEARLKHDVQDAKDQNELLEFRILELEERERRSPAITFLHGPFTEGRSPLQVYCEAEGVTDIVVAELMKKLDILGDNAVSNLTNEEQVVIIQARTVLTLAEKWLQQIEVTESALQQKMLDLENEKELFSKQKGYLDDELDFRKQSLDQAHKQILELEAMLYDALQQEAGAKISELLSEEEKEKLKSAVEQWKRQVMSELRERDAQILRERMELIQHAQQRIKELEERIEGQKRQIKELEEKLSFFGHSPSGHMHKPPEAPPAAPAVVPRGTALPESHPQTLPLPPPQTCLVFAAGDGRCSLRG encoded by the exons ATGGCCAagaggggctccagcagccGTGCCAGGGGGGACAAGCCCGAcgccctggctgccctgcaggcTGCCAACGAGGAGCTCAGGGCCAAGCTCACCGACATCCAGATcgagctgcagcaggagaagagCAAG GTCAGCAAATTGGAAAGGGAGAAGAACCAGGAGGTGAAGCAGATCAAGGAGCACGAGCAGCACAAAAGCACAGTGGTGGTCACAGAGCTCAAAGTCAAACTCCACGAGGACAAAATGAAAGAGCTCCAAGCTGTTCGAGAAACACTTCTGAGGCAGCACGAGGCCGAGCTGCTCAGGGTCATAAAAATCAAGGACAATGAGATCCAGAGGCTGCAGACCCTGCTGAACGCCGTGCGGGACGGGGCCCCCGACAAGGTGAAGACGGTGCTGCTGAGCGAGGCCAAGGAGGAGGCCAAGAGGGGCTTCGAGGTGGAGAAGGTCAAAATGCAGCAGGAGATCTCCGAGCTGAAGGGGGCCAAGAAGCAGGTGGAGGAGGCTCTGACCATGGTGATCCAGGCTGACAAGATGAAGGCAGCCGAGATAAGGAGCGTGTACCACCTGCACCAGGAGGAGATCACCCGCATCAAGAGGGAGTGCGAGCGGGAGATCCGCAGGCTG CAGTTGGATGAAAAGGACGCCCGGCGCTTCCAGCTGAAAATCGCGGAGCTGAGCGGGATCATCCGCAAGCTGGAGGACAGGAACGCGCTGCTGTCGGAGGAGAGGAACGAGCtg CTGAAACGTCTCAGAGAAGCAGAGAGTCAGTACAAGCCCATTCTGGACAAAAACAAACGCCTCAGTAGGAAGAATGAGGAGCTGTCACACGCCTTACGTCggatggaaaataaattgaaatttgtGACGCAGGAAAATATCGCCATG AGGCAAAGAACTGGAGCTATAAGGAGACCGAGCTCCTTAAACGATCTTGACCACAGCCAGGAAGAAAGGGAAGTGGATTTCCTGAGACTGCAAGTCATTGAGCAGCAGAACATCATTGATGAGCTCTCCAAG ACCCTGGAGACTGCTGGCTATGTGAAGAGTGTCATG GAACGGGATAAGCTGCTGAGGTTCAGGAagcaaagacagaagaaaatgacaagAATTCCTAAg AAGCCCGTGGTGGAGACGTTCTATGGCTATGATGAGGAGGCTTCCCTGGAGTCCGACGGCTCCTCCATCTCCTACCAAACGGACCGGACGGACCAGACCCCCTGCACGCCCGAGGACGACCTGGAGGAG GGCATGGCCAAGGAGGAGACGGAGCTGCGGTTCCGGCAGCTGACCATGGAGTACCAGGCGCTGCAGAGAGCCTatgccctgctgcaggagcaggtcGGGGGCACCCTGGACGCTGAGAGGGAGGTCAAg ACCcgtgagcagctccaggcagaaaTTCACCGCTCCCAGGCTCAGATAGAGGATCTGGAGAAGGCtctggctgagcagggacag gaCATGAAGTGGATTGAGGAGAAGCAGGCCCTGTACAGGAGAAACCAGGAGCTGGTAGAAAAG ATCAGGCAGATGGAGGCTGAGGAGGCTCGGCTCAAACACGACGTGCAGGACGCCAAGGACCAGAACGAGCTGCTGGAGTTCAggatcctggagctggag gagagggagaggcGCTCCCCAGCCATCACCTTCCTGCACGGCCCCTTCACGGAGGGCAGGAGCCCGCTGCAGGTGTACTGCGAGGCCGAAGGTGTCACA gacATCGTAGTGGCAGAGCTGATGAAGAAGTTGGACATTTTAGGGGATAACGCCGTAAGT AACCTGACCAACGAGGAGCAGGTGGTGATCATCCAGGCCAGGACCGTGCTGACCCTGGCTGAGAAG TGGCTCCAGCAGATCGAGGTGACCGAGTCAGCGCTGCAGCAGAAGATGCTGGACCTGGAGAACGAGAAG gagctgttcAGCAAGCAGAAGGGATACCTGGACGATGAGCTGGACTTCAGGAAGCAGTCGCTGGACCAGGCTCACAAG CAAATTCTGGAATTAGAAGCCATGCTCTATGATGCCCTGCAGCAAGAAGCTGGAGCCAAAATTTCCGAACTTCTTtcagaagaggagaaggagaagctgaAGAGCGCGGTGGAGCAGTGGAAGCGGCAGGTGATGAGCGAGCTCCGCGAGAGGGACGCACAGATCCTGCGCGAGAGGATGGAGCTCATCCAGCACGCCCAGCAG AGAATTAAAGAGCTAGAAGAAAGAATTGAAGgccaaaaaagacaaataaaagagTTAGAGGAAAAG ctttcATTCTTTGGTCATAGTCCTTCAGGCCACATGCACAAG CCCCCTGAGgcccctccagctgctcctgctgtcgTTCCcagagggacagccctgcctgaATCCCACCCCCAGACCTTGCCCTTGCCACCCCCCCAGACCTGTCTGGTTTTtgctgctggagatgggagGTGCAGTCTGAGGGGCTGA
- the JAKMIP3 gene encoding janus kinase and microtubule-interacting protein 3 isoform X13 — translation MAKRGSSSRARGDKPDALAALQAANEELRAKLTDIQIELQQEKSKVSKLEREKNQEVKQIKEHEQHKSTVVVTELKVKLHEDKMKELQAVRETLLRQHEAELLRVIKIKDNEIQRLQTLLNAVRDGAPDKVKTVLLSEAKEEAKRGFEVEKVKMQQEISELKGAKKQVEEALTMVIQADKMKAAEIRSVYHLHQEEITRIKRECEREIRRLEQQLDEKDARRFQLKIAELSGIIRKLEDRNALLSEERNELLKRLREAESQYKPILDKNKRLSRKNEELSHALRRMENKLKFVTQENIAMRQRTGAIRRPSSLNDLDHSQEEREVDFLRLQVIEQQNIIDELSKTLETAGYVKSVMERDKLLRFRKQRQKKMTRIPKKPVVETFYGYDEEASLESDGSSISYQTDRTDQTPCTPEDDLEEGMAKEETELRFRQLTMEYQALQRAYALLQEQVGGTLDAEREVKTREQLQAEIHRSQAQIEDLEKALAEQGQDMKWIEEKQALYRRNQELVEKIRQMEAEEARLKHDVQDAKDQNELLEFRILELEERERRSPAITFLHGPFTEGRSPLQVYCEAEGVTDIVVAELMKKLDILGDNAVSNLTNEEQVVIIQARTVLTLAEKWLQQIEVTESALQQKMLDLENEKELFSKQKGYLDDELDFRKQSLDQAHKQILELEAMLYDALQQEAGAKISELLSEEEKEKLKSAVEQWKRQVMSELRERDAQILRERMELIQHAQQRIKELEERIEGQKRQIKELEEKLSFFGHSPSGHMHKPPEAPPAAPAVVPRGTALPESHPQTLPLPPPQTCLVFAAGDGRCSLRG, via the exons ATGGCCAagaggggctccagcagccGTGCCAGGGGGGACAAGCCCGAcgccctggctgccctgcaggcTGCCAACGAGGAGCTCAGGGCCAAGCTCACCGACATCCAGATcgagctgcagcaggagaagagCAAG GTCAGCAAATTGGAAAGGGAGAAGAACCAGGAGGTGAAGCAGATCAAGGAGCACGAGCAGCACAAAAGCACAGTGGTGGTCACAGAGCTCAAAGTCAAACTCCACGAGGACAAAATGAAAGAGCTCCAAGCTGTTCGAGAAACACTTCTGAGGCAGCACGAGGCCGAGCTGCTCAGGGTCATAAAAATCAAGGACAATGAGATCCAGAGGCTGCAGACCCTGCTGAACGCCGTGCGGGACGGGGCCCCCGACAAGGTGAAGACGGTGCTGCTGAGCGAGGCCAAGGAGGAGGCCAAGAGGGGCTTCGAGGTGGAGAAGGTCAAAATGCAGCAGGAGATCTCCGAGCTGAAGGGGGCCAAGAAGCAGGTGGAGGAGGCTCTGACCATGGTGATCCAGGCTGACAAGATGAAGGCAGCCGAGATAAGGAGCGTGTACCACCTGCACCAGGAGGAGATCACCCGCATCAAGAGGGAGTGCGAGCGGGAGATCCGCAGGCTG GAACAGCAGTTGGATGAAAAGGACGCCCGGCGCTTCCAGCTGAAAATCGCGGAGCTGAGCGGGATCATCCGCAAGCTGGAGGACAGGAACGCGCTGCTGTCGGAGGAGAGGAACGAGCtg CTGAAACGTCTCAGAGAAGCAGAGAGTCAGTACAAGCCCATTCTGGACAAAAACAAACGCCTCAGTAGGAAGAATGAGGAGCTGTCACACGCCTTACGTCggatggaaaataaattgaaatttgtGACGCAGGAAAATATCGCCATG AGGCAAAGAACTGGAGCTATAAGGAGACCGAGCTCCTTAAACGATCTTGACCACAGCCAGGAAGAAAGGGAAGTGGATTTCCTGAGACTGCAAGTCATTGAGCAGCAGAACATCATTGATGAGCTCTCCAAG ACCCTGGAGACTGCTGGCTATGTGAAGAGTGTCATG GAACGGGATAAGCTGCTGAGGTTCAGGAagcaaagacagaagaaaatgacaagAATTCCTAAg AAGCCCGTGGTGGAGACGTTCTATGGCTATGATGAGGAGGCTTCCCTGGAGTCCGACGGCTCCTCCATCTCCTACCAAACGGACCGGACGGACCAGACCCCCTGCACGCCCGAGGACGACCTGGAGGAG GGCATGGCCAAGGAGGAGACGGAGCTGCGGTTCCGGCAGCTGACCATGGAGTACCAGGCGCTGCAGAGAGCCTatgccctgctgcaggagcaggtcGGGGGCACCCTGGACGCTGAGAGGGAGGTCAAg ACCcgtgagcagctccaggcagaaaTTCACCGCTCCCAGGCTCAGATAGAGGATCTGGAGAAGGCtctggctgagcagggacag gaCATGAAGTGGATTGAGGAGAAGCAGGCCCTGTACAGGAGAAACCAGGAGCTGGTAGAAAAG ATCAGGCAGATGGAGGCTGAGGAGGCTCGGCTCAAACACGACGTGCAGGACGCCAAGGACCAGAACGAGCTGCTGGAGTTCAggatcctggagctggag gagagggagaggcGCTCCCCAGCCATCACCTTCCTGCACGGCCCCTTCACGGAGGGCAGGAGCCCGCTGCAGGTGTACTGCGAGGCCGAAGGTGTCACA gacATCGTAGTGGCAGAGCTGATGAAGAAGTTGGACATTTTAGGGGATAACGCCGTAAGT AACCTGACCAACGAGGAGCAGGTGGTGATCATCCAGGCCAGGACCGTGCTGACCCTGGCTGAGAAG TGGCTCCAGCAGATCGAGGTGACCGAGTCAGCGCTGCAGCAGAAGATGCTGGACCTGGAGAACGAGAAG gagctgttcAGCAAGCAGAAGGGATACCTGGACGATGAGCTGGACTTCAGGAAGCAGTCGCTGGACCAGGCTCACAAG CAAATTCTGGAATTAGAAGCCATGCTCTATGATGCCCTGCAGCAAGAAGCTGGAGCCAAAATTTCCGAACTTCTTtcagaagaggagaaggagaagctgaAGAGCGCGGTGGAGCAGTGGAAGCGGCAGGTGATGAGCGAGCTCCGCGAGAGGGACGCACAGATCCTGCGCGAGAGGATGGAGCTCATCCAGCACGCCCAGCAG AGAATTAAAGAGCTAGAAGAAAGAATTGAAGgccaaaaaagacaaataaaagagTTAGAGGAAAAG ctttcATTCTTTGGTCATAGTCCTTCAGGCCACATGCACAAG CCCCCTGAGgcccctccagctgctcctgctgtcgTTCCcagagggacagccctgcctgaATCCCACCCCCAGACCTTGCCCTTGCCACCCCCCCAGACCTGTCTGGTTTTtgctgctggagatgggagGTGCAGTCTGAGGGGCTGA
- the JAKMIP3 gene encoding janus kinase and microtubule-interacting protein 3 isoform X15, whose product MAKRGSSSRARGDKPDALAALQAANEELRAKLTDIQIELQQEKSKVSKLEREKNQEVKQIKEHEQHKSTVVVTELKVKLHEDKMKELQAVRETLLRQHEAELLRVIKIKDNEIQRLQTLLNAVRDGAPDKVKTVLLSEAKEEAKRGFEVEKVKMQQEISELKGAKKQVEEALTMVIQADKMKAAEIRSVYHLHQEEITRIKRECEREIRRLLDEKDARRFQLKIAELSGIIRKLEDRNALLSEERNELLKRLREAESQYKPILDKNKRLSRKNEELSHALRRMENKLKFVTQENIAMRQRTGAIRRPSSLNDLDHSQEEREVDFLRLQVIEQQNIIDELSKTLETAGYVKSVMERDKLLRFRKQRQKKMTRIPKKPVVETFYGYDEEASLESDGSSISYQTDRTDQTPCTPEDDLEEGMAKEETELRFRQLTMEYQALQRAYALLQEQVGGTLDAEREVKTREQLQAEIHRSQAQIEDLEKALAEQGQDMKWIEEKQALYRRNQELVEKIRQMEAEEARLKHDVQDAKDQNELLEFRILELEERERRSPAITFLHGPFTEGRSPLQVYCEAEGVTDIVVAELMKKLDILGDNAVSNLTNEEQVVIIQARTVLTLAEKWLQQIEVTESALQQKMLDLENEKELFSKQKGYLDDELDFRKQSLDQAHKQILELEAMLYDALQQEAGAKISELLSEEEKEKLKSAVEQWKRQVMSELRERDAQILRERMELIQHAQQRIKELEERIEGQKRQIKELEEKLSFFGHSPSGHMHKPPEAPPAAPAVVPRGTALPESHPQTLPLPPPQTCLVFAAGDGRCSLRG is encoded by the exons ATGGCCAagaggggctccagcagccGTGCCAGGGGGGACAAGCCCGAcgccctggctgccctgcaggcTGCCAACGAGGAGCTCAGGGCCAAGCTCACCGACATCCAGATcgagctgcagcaggagaagagCAAG GTCAGCAAATTGGAAAGGGAGAAGAACCAGGAGGTGAAGCAGATCAAGGAGCACGAGCAGCACAAAAGCACAGTGGTGGTCACAGAGCTCAAAGTCAAACTCCACGAGGACAAAATGAAAGAGCTCCAAGCTGTTCGAGAAACACTTCTGAGGCAGCACGAGGCCGAGCTGCTCAGGGTCATAAAAATCAAGGACAATGAGATCCAGAGGCTGCAGACCCTGCTGAACGCCGTGCGGGACGGGGCCCCCGACAAGGTGAAGACGGTGCTGCTGAGCGAGGCCAAGGAGGAGGCCAAGAGGGGCTTCGAGGTGGAGAAGGTCAAAATGCAGCAGGAGATCTCCGAGCTGAAGGGGGCCAAGAAGCAGGTGGAGGAGGCTCTGACCATGGTGATCCAGGCTGACAAGATGAAGGCAGCCGAGATAAGGAGCGTGTACCACCTGCACCAGGAGGAGATCACCCGCATCAAGAGGGAGTGCGAGCGGGAGATCCGCAGGCTG TTGGATGAAAAGGACGCCCGGCGCTTCCAGCTGAAAATCGCGGAGCTGAGCGGGATCATCCGCAAGCTGGAGGACAGGAACGCGCTGCTGTCGGAGGAGAGGAACGAGCtg CTGAAACGTCTCAGAGAAGCAGAGAGTCAGTACAAGCCCATTCTGGACAAAAACAAACGCCTCAGTAGGAAGAATGAGGAGCTGTCACACGCCTTACGTCggatggaaaataaattgaaatttgtGACGCAGGAAAATATCGCCATG AGGCAAAGAACTGGAGCTATAAGGAGACCGAGCTCCTTAAACGATCTTGACCACAGCCAGGAAGAAAGGGAAGTGGATTTCCTGAGACTGCAAGTCATTGAGCAGCAGAACATCATTGATGAGCTCTCCAAG ACCCTGGAGACTGCTGGCTATGTGAAGAGTGTCATG GAACGGGATAAGCTGCTGAGGTTCAGGAagcaaagacagaagaaaatgacaagAATTCCTAAg AAGCCCGTGGTGGAGACGTTCTATGGCTATGATGAGGAGGCTTCCCTGGAGTCCGACGGCTCCTCCATCTCCTACCAAACGGACCGGACGGACCAGACCCCCTGCACGCCCGAGGACGACCTGGAGGAG GGCATGGCCAAGGAGGAGACGGAGCTGCGGTTCCGGCAGCTGACCATGGAGTACCAGGCGCTGCAGAGAGCCTatgccctgctgcaggagcaggtcGGGGGCACCCTGGACGCTGAGAGGGAGGTCAAg ACCcgtgagcagctccaggcagaaaTTCACCGCTCCCAGGCTCAGATAGAGGATCTGGAGAAGGCtctggctgagcagggacag gaCATGAAGTGGATTGAGGAGAAGCAGGCCCTGTACAGGAGAAACCAGGAGCTGGTAGAAAAG ATCAGGCAGATGGAGGCTGAGGAGGCTCGGCTCAAACACGACGTGCAGGACGCCAAGGACCAGAACGAGCTGCTGGAGTTCAggatcctggagctggag gagagggagaggcGCTCCCCAGCCATCACCTTCCTGCACGGCCCCTTCACGGAGGGCAGGAGCCCGCTGCAGGTGTACTGCGAGGCCGAAGGTGTCACA gacATCGTAGTGGCAGAGCTGATGAAGAAGTTGGACATTTTAGGGGATAACGCCGTAAGT AACCTGACCAACGAGGAGCAGGTGGTGATCATCCAGGCCAGGACCGTGCTGACCCTGGCTGAGAAG TGGCTCCAGCAGATCGAGGTGACCGAGTCAGCGCTGCAGCAGAAGATGCTGGACCTGGAGAACGAGAAG gagctgttcAGCAAGCAGAAGGGATACCTGGACGATGAGCTGGACTTCAGGAAGCAGTCGCTGGACCAGGCTCACAAG CAAATTCTGGAATTAGAAGCCATGCTCTATGATGCCCTGCAGCAAGAAGCTGGAGCCAAAATTTCCGAACTTCTTtcagaagaggagaaggagaagctgaAGAGCGCGGTGGAGCAGTGGAAGCGGCAGGTGATGAGCGAGCTCCGCGAGAGGGACGCACAGATCCTGCGCGAGAGGATGGAGCTCATCCAGCACGCCCAGCAG AGAATTAAAGAGCTAGAAGAAAGAATTGAAGgccaaaaaagacaaataaaagagTTAGAGGAAAAG ctttcATTCTTTGGTCATAGTCCTTCAGGCCACATGCACAAG CCCCCTGAGgcccctccagctgctcctgctgtcgTTCCcagagggacagccctgcctgaATCCCACCCCCAGACCTTGCCCTTGCCACCCCCCCAGACCTGTCTGGTTTTtgctgctggagatgggagGTGCAGTCTGAGGGGCTGA